A genome region from Arachis duranensis cultivar V14167 chromosome 6, aradu.V14167.gnm2.J7QH, whole genome shotgun sequence includes the following:
- the LOC107492224 gene encoding shaggy-related protein kinase alpha has product MASVGMAPTSGVRESGGGVDRLPEEMNDMKIRDDKEMEATVVDGNGTETGHIIVTTIGGRNGQPKQTISYMAERVVGHGSFGVVFQAKCLETGETVAIKKVLQDKRYKNRELQTMRLLDHPNVVSLKHCFFSTTEKDELYLNLVLEYVPETVSRVIKHYNKLSQRMPLIYVKLYTYQIFRALSYIHRCIGVCHRDIKPQNLLVNPHTHQVKLCDFGSAKVLVKGEPNISYICSRYYRAPELIFGATEYTTAIDVWSVGCVLAELLLGQPLFPGESGVDQLVEIIKVLGTPTREEIKCMNPNYTEFKFPQIKAHPWHKIFHKRMPPEAVDLVSRLLQYSPNLRCSALDALTHPFFDELRDPNARLPNGRFLPPLFNFKAHELKGVPAEVLVKLIPEYARKQCPFLGL; this is encoded by the exons ATGGCGTCTGTTGGTATGGCACCAACATCAGGCGTGAGAGAATCAGGTGGCGGCGTTGATAGATTGCCGGAAGAGATGAACGATATGAAAATTAGGGATGATAAG GAAATGGAAGCTACAGTTGTTGATGGCAATGGAACGGAGACCGGCCATATTATTGTAACTACTATTGGTGGTAGAAATGGTCAACCAAAGCAG ACTATAAGTTACATGGCAGAGCGGGTTGTTGGGCATGGATCATTTGGGGTTGTCTTCCAG GCTAAATGCTTGGAGACTGGTGAAACTGTAGCTATCAAAAAGGTTCTTCAAGATAAGAGGTATAAGAATCGGGAGCTTCAGACAATGCGTCTGCTTGACCACCCAAATGTTGTCTCTTTGAAGCATTGTTTCTTTTCAACCACTGAAAAGGATGAACTATACCTTAATTTGGTACTAGAGTATGTTCCTGAAACAGTTAGCCGTGTGATCAAACATTACAACAAGTTGAGCCAAAGGATGCCACTAATATATGTGAAACTCTATACGTACCAG ATCTTTAGGGCACTATCTTATATACATCGCTGCATTGGAGTCTGCCATCGGGATATCAAGCCTCAAAATCTATTA GTCAATCCACATACCCACCAGGTTAAATTATGTGACTTTGGGAGTGCAAAAGTCTTG GTAAAAGGTGAACCAAATATATCATACATATGTTCTAGATACTATAGAGCACCTGAGCTTATATTTGGAGCCACTGAATATACCACAGCTATTGATGTTTGGTCTGTTGGTTGCGTATTGGCTGAGCTTCTGCTTGGACAG CCTTTGTTCCCTGGTGAGAGTGGAGTTGATCAACTTGTTGAGATCATCAAA GTTCTGGGCACTCCAACAAGGGAAGAGATTAAGTGCATGAACCCTAACTATACAGAATTTAAATTCCCACAGATTAAAGCACATCCATGGCACAAG ATATTCCATAAGCGCATGCCTCCAGAAGCTGTTGATTTGGTCTCAAGACTACTACAATACTCACCTAATCTGCGTTGCTCAGCT TTAGATGCCTTGACCCATCCTTTCTTTGATGAACTTCGTGATCCAAATGCTCGCTTACCAAATGGTCGTTTCCTTCCACCATTATTCaatttcaaagctcatg AACTGAAGGGGGTTCCAGCGGAGGTATTGGTGAAATTGATTCCAGAGTATGCGAGGAAGCAATGCCCGTTTCTCGGCTTGtga
- the LOC107492225 gene encoding protein transport protein Sec24-like At3g07100, whose translation MGTENPGRPGFPARPASLPFAAAPQTATPFSSTGPVAGSEPPSFRPTAMPPPPQASSLFSSSGPPVRPGVPGFRPAPPGTFNDPSVPPPQPPSANAPPAAGTFLRFPPPPFSSSGQVPPQQRAPFVGPPPIQQSGSQPPSFPSPPQPQTPFVQMGSPPQSISPAPMGSNVPPPTPTHQPPFPGYARMQQPPPAHSSFPPSQGNYGPPPPPVSSPFLPQPGGYAPSPAVAAPLGMQPPGSGPPIGGIQGLAEDFNSLTVQTRPGTMDPLFDSSELPRPLDGDVEPKNLDAMYPMNCHPRYLRLTTSAVPSSQSLASRWHLPLGAVVCPLAEPPEGEELSVVSFAPASVVRCRRCRTYVNPYMTFTEAGRKFRCNVCTLLNDVPSEYYAQLDATGKRVDLDQRPELTKGTVEFVAPAEYMVRPPMPPVYFFLIDVSISAVRSGMIQIVAETIKSCLDELPGFPRTQIGFATFDSTIHFYNMKSSLTQPQMLVVSDLDDVFVPLPDDLLVNLSESRSVVETFLDSLPSMFQDNANVESAFGPALKAVFMVMSQLGGKLLIFQNTLPSLGVGRLKLRGDDSRVYGTDKEHVLRLPEDPFYKQMAAEFSKFQISTNVYAFSDKYTDIASLGTLAKYTAGQVYYYPAFQSAIHGEKLRHELRRDLTRETAWEAVMRIRCAKGVRFTTYHGNFMLRSTDLLALPAVDCDKAFAMQLSLEETLLTTQTMYFQVALLYTASCGERRIRVHTMAVPVVTDLGEMYRLADTGAIVSLFSRLAIEKTLSQKLEDARTAVQLKIVKALKEYRNLYAVQHRLANRMIYPESLKFLMLYGLALCRSMALRGGFGDAPLDERCAAGHTMMVLPIKRLLKLLYPSLIRLDEYLLKVDLKSIERRLALTMENLDSRGLYIYDDGFRFILWFGKGVSPEIARNLLGADFAAELSKATLSEHDNEMSRGLMRVLEKFRNADRAYYQLCYLVRQGEQPREGFLLLTNLVEDQMGGNNGYSDWMLQISRQVQQ comes from the exons ATGGGGACTGAAAATCCCGGTCGTCCGGGCTTCCCTGCAAGACCTGCTTCTTTGCCTTTTGCCGCCGCTCCGCAGACTGCCACACCTTTTTCATCAACCGGGCCTGTGGCTGGATCAGAGCCTCCTTCTTTCAGACCTACTGCTATGCCTCCTCCTCCTCAGGCATCCTCGCTGTTTTCATCTTCAGGACCTCCAGTTAGACCAGGCGTGCCTGGTTTTAGACCTGCACCACCAGGCACGTTCAATGACCCATCAGTGCCTCCTCCTCAGCCTCCATCGGCCAATGCCCCGCCTGCTGCTGGGACTTTCCTGCGCTTTCCACCCCCACCGTTTTCCTCATCAGGTCAAGTGCCTCCGCAGCAGCGTGCTCCATTTGTGGGGCCACCGCCCATCCAGCAATCTGGAAGTCAACCACCATCTTTTCCATCACCTCCACAGCCTCAGACCCCTTTTGTTCAAATGGGGTCACCCCCACAGAGTATCAGTCCTGCACCTATGGGCTCAAATGTGCCTCCCCCTACACCTACACATCAGCCGCCGTTTCCTGGATATGCCCGCATGCAGCAACCTCCACCTGCACATTCCTCTTTCCCCCCGAGTCAAGGAAATTATGGACCTCCCCCACCACCAGTGTCTTCTCCCTTTTTGCCTCAGCCAGGAGGTTATGCTCCATCGCCCGCAGTGGCTGCTCCTCTAGGCATGCAGCCGCCAGGATCTGGCCCCCCTATTGGTGGCATTCAGGGCTTGGCAGAAGACTTCAATTCCCTTACAGTGCAAACTCGTCCTGGAACAATGGATCCATTGTTTGATTCCAGTGAACTTCCCAGGCCGTTGGATGGTGATGTGGAGCCGAAGAATTTGGATGCCATGTATCCTATGAACTGCCATCCCAGATATCTAAGACTCACAACAAGTGCAGTTCCTAGCTCCCAATCCTTAGCTTCAAGGTGGCATCTGCCTCTTGGAGCAGTTGTATGTCCACTCGCAGAACCTCCGGAAGGG GAGGAGTTGTCTGTAGTTAGTTTTGCTCCTGCTAGTGTTGTACGCTGTAGAAGATGTCGCACATATGTTAATCCATATATGACATTTACAGAAGCTGGAAGAAAATTCCGCTGCAATGTCTGCACGTTACTTAATGATG TTCCTAGTGAATATTACGCACAATTAGATGCCACTGGCAAAAGAGTTGATTTGGATCAACGACCTGAGCTTACAAAGGGTACTGTAGAATTTGTTGCTCCTGCTGAGTATATGGTGCGGCCTCCTATGCCCCCAGTTTATTTCTTCCTCATCGATGTTTCGATATCTGCTGTTAGAAGTGGCATGATTCAG ATTGTTGCTGAAACAATCAAGTCATGCTTAGATGAGCTGCCTGGCTTTCCACGAACACAGATAGGGTTTGCAACTTTTGACAGCACTATACATTTTTATAATATGAAG TCATCCCTGACTCAGCCACAGATGTTAGTAGTCTCAGATCTGGACGATGTATTTGTTCCACTGCCAGATGATCTTCTAGTTAACTTGTCTGAATCAAGAAGTGTGGTTGAAACCTTCCTAGATAGTTTACCATCCATGTTCCAGGACAATGCTAATGTGGAATCAGCTTTTGGTCCTGCTCTCAAGGCTGTATTTATGGTTATG AGTCAACTTGGAGGGAAATTGcttatttttcaaaacacaCTTCCATCTCTTGGTGTTGGCCGTTTGAAATTACGTGGAGATGATTCTCGTGTTTATGGGACAGACAAAGAACATGTGTTGAGATTGCCTGAAGATCCATTTTATAAGCAAATGGCTGCTGAGTTTTCTAAATTCCAAATATCAACAAACGTGTATGCATTCAGTGATAAGTACACTGACATAGCCTCCTTAG GAACTTTGGCAAAGTATACTGCTGGTCAAGTGTATTACTATCCTGCTTTCCAGTCAGCAATTCATGGGGAGAAATTGAGACATGAGTTAAGAAGAGACCTTACTAGAGAAACCGCATGGGAAGCTGTAATGCGTATTAGATGTGCAAAAg GTGTTCGCTTCACAACTTATCATGGAAACTTTATGCTAAGGTCCACTGATTTGTTAGCACTCCCAGCTGTAGACTGTGATAAAGCCTTCGCCATGCAGTTATCTCTTGAGGAGACATTATTGACAACTCAGACAATGTATTTCCAAGTTGCATTGCT ATATACAGCATCTTGTGGAGAAAGGCGTATCAGAGTACACACAATGGCAGTTCCAGTTGTTACAGACTTGGGAGAGATGTATCGTTTGGCTGATACCGGTGCTATTGTATCCCTGTTTAGTAGGCTTG CTATTGAGAAAACATTATCCCAAAAACTAGAAGATGCACGAACTGCTGTGCAACTAAAAATTGTGAAAGCCCTGAAGGAATATCGAAACCTTTATGCCGTGCAACATCGCTTGGCCAACAGAATGATATATCCTGAGTCTTTAAAGTTCTTAATGTTGTATGGATTAGCTCTTTGTAGATCAATGGCTCTTCGCGGAGGGTTTGGTGATGCTCCCCTGGATGAAAGATGTGCTGCAGGGCACACAATGATGGTTCTACCAATAAAAAGACTGTTGAAACTTCTCTATCCTAGTTTGATTCGACTTGATGAATATCTCCTGAAA GTGGACCTGAAAAGTATTGAGAGAAGGTTAGCCTTGACCATGGAGAACTTGGATTCTAGGGGCCTTTATATATATGATGATGGCTTCCGGTTCATTTTATGGTTTGGCAAGGGGGTTTCCCCTGAGATAGCTAGAAATTTACTTGGGGCAGACTTTGCAGCAGAATTATCAAAG GCTACACTCAGTGAGCATGATAATGAAATGTCAAGGGGGCTGATGAGGGTACTTGAGAAATTCAGAAACGCAGATCGTGCATACTACCAGCTGTGCTACCTTGTGAGGCAAGGTGAACAGCCCAGAGAAGGATTCCTTCTTCTTACAAACCTTGTTGAGGACCAGATGGGCGGTAATAATGGTTATTCGGATTGGATGCTACAGATATCACGACAAGTTCAGCAATGA
- the LOC107492196 gene encoding polygalacturonase At1g48100-like → MIFFLFRTQVFLILVICLLFLPIYGRLSMSLVSFSPSPSPEGTGEIVERSLVFDVRSFGAVGDGVSDDTQAFQLAWDTACRAEESRILLVPKGNVFMIQSTIFTGPCVSGLTFKVEGTIMPPDGPDSWPKNKSKKQWLVFYRINGLTMKGGGLIDGRGEKWWNLPCKPHKGINGTTLPGPCDSPVAIRFFMSSNLRIEGLKIKNSPKFHFRFEDCQNVHIEKLIIRSPALSPNTDGIHIENTNNVRIYNSLISNGDDCVSIGAGCYNVDIKNIKCGPSHGISIGSLGNYNSRACVWNITVSESVIKNSDNGVRIKTWQGGRGSVSMVTFESMHMDNVRNPIIIDQYYCPLKNCINQTSAVSVSNVSYSNIRGTYDFRSFPMRFACSDSVPCTDIMLSQVELFPSQQGHILTNPFCWNVYGTVSTLTTPPLLCLQAGPPLMLPQHDVVPCY, encoded by the exons ATGATATTCTTTCTGTTCAGAACTCAAGTTTTCTTAATATTAGTAATATGTTTGTTATTTCTCCCAATTTATGGTAGGCTTTCAATGTCCCTTGTCTCATTCTCTCCTTCTCCATCACCTGAGGGAACTGGTGAAATTGTCGAAAGATCTCTTGTTTTCGATGTAAGATCTTTTGGTGCAGTTGGGGATGGTGTCTCTGATGATACACAAGCATTTCAGTTGGCTTGGGACACAGCATGTCGAGCCGAAGAATCGCGAATTCTCCTTGTTCCCAAGGGTAATGTCTTCATGATACAATCTACTATATTCACAGGGCCTTGTGTATCTGGCCTTACTTTTAAG GTTGAAGGTACTATTATGCCACCCGATGGACCTGATTCATGGCCGAAGAATAAAAGCAAGAAACAATGGCTGGTTTTCTATAGAATCAATGGATTGACAATGAAGGGAGGTGGTCTTATTGATGGCAGGGGAGAGAAATGGTGGAACCTCCCTTGCAAGCCTCACAAA GGTATTAATGGAACAACACTACCAGGTCCATGTGATAGTCCTGTG GCCATAAGGTTCTTTATGAGTTCTAATTTGAGAATAGAAGGACTAAAAATTAAGAACAGTCCAAAATTCCATTTCAGATTTGAAGATTGCCAAAATGTACATATTGAAAAGCTTATCATAAGATCACCTGCTCTGAGCCCCAACACTGATGGGATTCACATTGAGAACACAAACAATGTTAGGATTTACAATTCACTCATTTCCAATG GTGATGACTGTGTGTCCATTGGAGCCGGTTGTTACAATGTGGACATCAAGAATATCAAGTGTGGTCCAAGTCATGGAATTAG CATTGGGAGCCTAGGGAACTACAACTCGCGAGCTTGTGTGTGGAACATCACAGTGAGTGAGTCAGTTATTAAGAACTCTGATAATGGTGTTCGGATCAAAACATGGCAAGGTGGAAGAGGTTCAGTGTCAATGGTAACCTTCGAGAGCATGCACATGGACAATGTCCGCAACCCAATCATCATAGACCAATACTATTGCCCCTTAAAGAACTGCATCAACCAAACCTCTGCGGTTTCAGTGTCCAATGTGTCATACTCAAACATAAGAGGCACTTACGATTTCAGAAGCTTCCCTATGCGCTTTGCATGCAGTGATTCTGTTCCATGCACAGATATTATGCTTTCTCAAGTGGAATTGTTTCCTTCACAACAAGGCCATATTTTGACCAACCCCTTTTGCTGGAATGTTTATGGCACTGTGAGCACACTGACAACACCACCACTTTTATGCCTTCAAGCGGGACCTCCATTAATGCTGCCTCAACATGATGTTGTGCCGTGTTATTAG